ATTATTCTAAACTCGATTAATTATTTGCTAAACTTGATTAAGTAGTGCTAAACTTGattaattattgctaaacttggttaattattgctaaacttaATTAATCAGCGTGTGACAGTCACCCGTTCCACTTGGTCCGGCCGAATCGGCCGGACGGGTTGGTTCCGCATCTGGAGGGAATATGCCATTCCGAGGAaccgttccattccattccatcccCAAACCGAACGCAAGAATGGGTTCTAGAAATGGAACGGTTCCATTCCATTCCGTTCTATCCCAGAACCGAACAGACCCTTAACTATAGTCCTGTTATTTTTATGGTAACCGTGCTAtaggaaagaaaataaaataaaattgtgTCCCTCTCAAGCTTTTGGCACGCGTAGCACCTTTTGTTTTGGTGAAGTCACGTGCCAGTCATCCACCCGTTGGTCAAGTCATCGGGGCCTGACATCTGACGACGCCTCCCATTTTTGAATCCTGACCGACGGTACGGAGCGAGACGAGaggtaaaaaaagagagagagaaaggaGAAATTGCGGAGGAAGTATCCAAAAATCggtgggcggcgcggcgcggcgcggcgcacgAGGAAGAAGCAGAGGACGGACGGCGACGACCCGACGCCAACGCCAACGCCAACGCCAACGCCAACGCGTGACgcgtctcctctcctctcctctcctctcttccTCGCACGCATTGCTCACTCACTCACTCACTCTTTCCCCAAAACCCACGCCCCAAGCAAAGcctccctccccctcctcctccaccaaatCCCCGATCCCCaacccaccgccgccgcccccaaCCTGAGCCGACTGACGGAACCCATGGCAGCGGACTGAAGGACTCGCGTGCCTCCCTGCGTGCGTGCTTCCGCGGTTCCGTCGCCCGGTGACCTCGGGTTCCGATACCGGCATTGGCCCAGATCTGCCCGGATCTGGCCGTCTCCCACTCCTCCCAAGGTGAGCACCCTTCCATCTCCTCATTGATTCGCCGTCCTGTTATTCCGCCGGGGTTTCTCTAGGGGTTTGGGTCTGCCCGTGACGGCAGCTCAGATTTTCCTGGGGGGCAAAAAAGGCGCTCTCTTTTGCATATTCTCACGGATTAGTTAGGTAGCACCACTACTAATCAATCAGCGAGTCGCGCTGATTCTCCGGGGGATTAAACTAGTGCTCCCCGCTTGGCTTTACGCGAAAAAGCTTGATCCAGTTGTGGATCTTTTATCCGGATATATTGTTTATGCGTTCGTCCAGGGGGAAATAATAATACTAGTGCTGATCCGCAGGTTAGATCTGTCacatatatgtgtgtgtgtcgccTTCAAGTGTGAGCTGCTCAGGGACATCCGCGGCTGGTTCCTGACCTGATTGCCAGCTTAGTCGATTTTTGTCTCTGGATATCATGTCTCCTGTTTGATGTAGACTGCTTGTTTCAATATTCCGGCTCATGTAAACAGAAATAATAATATTGCGCCCTTTGGTCCAGCCAAGAACAATATGTTTTTCCTCTATTAAACTAGTGCTCCCGCTTGGCTTTACTCCAAAAACTTACGCTCTAGCGAATCCATGATTCGGAATATTATTTATACGCCCTTTGTTCTACCGAAGAACAATACGTTTCTCCTTTATTAAACTAGTGCCCCCGCTTGGCTTTACTCCAAAAACTTGACGAGCTAGTGGATCCATGATTCGGAATATTATTTATGCGCCCAGGGGGAAATAATACTAGTGCTGATGCGCAGGTTAGATATGTTATATATGTTTATGTGTCGCCTTCAGGCGTGAGCTCAGAGACATCGCGGTCAGCGGGCAGCGTTAGCGGTTGCTTGCTGATCAAAAGTTTCTGGTCCTAGTGGAGTTCAGTCTCTGGATGCCATGTCTCTGTTTGATGTGGACTGTGGGTTTCCATATTTCCGTGTAAATAATAGGAATATTGCACCTATGTTGAAATGAATAGTACACTTCTGCCTCAAACCAGACCCCTTGGCGTGGTTCTGCAGGCATGATTTTTGAATTTCAGTAATTTGCAACATTGAGTCTTTCTTATTACTGTGTATTATATGGCAGTGGCAGCCAGCATTCACCATGGAGCTAGCCAACTGGGATTTTCGTTAATGTGTGCTTACTTGACTGTTCTGCCAGTTTGTAGCATTTGAAGTGGTGCTAAAAGTGCTTCTCTTTCATGTATGCAGTACAGTGCCGTAGATCGCGACATCTCCAGAGGCAATGGCGACGTATAAGCTGGGTGTGGAGGTCGCGAGTGCTCACGACCTGATGCCCAAGGACGGGCATGGTTCTGCCAGCGCCTGCGTCGAGCTCAACTTTGACGGCCAGCGGTTCCGCACGGCCATCAAGGAGAAAGATCTGAACCCGGTGTGGAATGAGCGCTTCTACTTCAACGTCTCCGACCCATCCAACCTCCCTGAGCTCGCTCTCGAGGCGTACGTCTACAACGTCAACAAGTCTGTCGAGGCTTCCAGGTCCTTCCTCGGCAAGGTCAGGATTGCCGGGACCTCGTTCGTGCCCTTCACGGACTCTGTTGTCATGCACTATCCGCTGGAGAAGCGTGGGATGTTCTCGCGCGTCAAGGGTGAATTGGGCCTGAAAGTGTACATCACCAATGACCCCAACATCAGGGCTTCAAACCCTCTTTCGGCGATGGACCCTGTCTCGAATAGTTCTCCTCCAACTCCGAGTCATGCTGAGCAGATCGCGGCTGATATTACCGGTACTAATCTGAACAATCCTCAGGAGCACAGGAATGATGTGAGAACCTTGCATACCATTGCCAAGGACGTGCATCATAGTCAACATGGCCATCTTCCAGCCTCTTTTGCTGGGCAGCCTACCAACTCCAAGTATGGTGTTGAGCAAATGAAACCTGAACCACAGCAGCCCAAGATTGTCAGGATGTATTCAGCAGCCTCCCAGCAGCCCATGGACTATGCACTTAAAGAAACTAGTCCATTTCTTGGTGGTGGACAGATTGTTGGTGGTCGGGTTATACGTGGTGAGAAGCATGCTAGTACTTATGACCTAGTGGAGAGAATGCAGTATCTGTTTGTGCGTGTGGTCAAGGCAAGGGACCTGCCTGACATGGACATCACTGGGAGCCTAGATCCTTTTGTGGAAGTAAGAGTTGGCAACTACAGGGGCATAACTAAGCACTTCGAGAAGCAGAGGAACCCTGAATGGAATGCGGTCTTTGCTTTCTCTAGAGATCGTATGCAGGCGTCCGTCCTTGAAGTGTTGGTCAAAGACAAGGATGTTATGAAGGATGATTTTGTTGGCATGGTGCGGTTCGATTTGAATGATGTACCGATACGTGTGCCTCCTGACAGTCCACTGGCTCCAGAATGGTACCGGCTTGTTCATAAGACTGGGGATAAGTCAAGAGGTGAGCTGATGCTGGCAGTTTGGATTGGCACCCAAGCTGACGAGGCATTTCCTGATGCATGGCATTCAGATGCTGCTACACTTGATGACCCATCTGCTGTAGCACACATGAAGTCGAAAGTTTACCATGCTCCCAGATTGTGGTATCTGCGAGTTAACATAATTGAGGCCCAAGATATCCTCATACACGATAAGACCCGCTATCCAGATGTTTTTGTTAGAGCACAAGTGGGGCATCAGAATGGGAGGACAAAGCCTGTTCAAGCTAGAAACTTCAACCCATTTTGGAATGAAGACCTTATGTTTGTGGCTGCTGAACCGTTTGAGGATCACCTTATTCTGACGCTTGAAGACCGTGTAGCTCCTAACAAAGATGAGATGCTTGGCCGCATAATCATACCATTGACGATGATTGAT
This region of Lolium perenne isolate Kyuss_39 chromosome 2, Kyuss_2.0, whole genome shotgun sequence genomic DNA includes:
- the LOC127336620 gene encoding multiple C2 domain and transmembrane region protein 5; the encoded protein is MATYKLGVEVASAHDLMPKDGHGSASACVELNFDGQRFRTAIKEKDLNPVWNERFYFNVSDPSNLPELALEAYVYNVNKSVEASRSFLGKVRIAGTSFVPFTDSVVMHYPLEKRGMFSRVKGELGLKVYITNDPNIRASNPLSAMDPVSNSSPPTPSHAEQIAADITGTNLNNPQEHRNDVRTLHTIAKDVHHSQHGHLPASFAGQPTNSKYGVEQMKPEPQQPKIVRMYSAASQQPMDYALKETSPFLGGGQIVGGRVIRGEKHASTYDLVERMQYLFVRVVKARDLPDMDITGSLDPFVEVRVGNYRGITKHFEKQRNPEWNAVFAFSRDRMQASVLEVLVKDKDVMKDDFVGMVRFDLNDVPIRVPPDSPLAPEWYRLVHKTGDKSRGELMLAVWIGTQADEAFPDAWHSDAATLDDPSAVAHMKSKVYHAPRLWYLRVNIIEAQDILIHDKTRYPDVFVRAQVGHQNGRTKPVQARNFNPFWNEDLMFVAAEPFEDHLILTLEDRVAPNKDEMLGRIIIPLTMIDRRADDRIVHGKWFNLEKPVLVDVDQLKREKFSSRLHLRLCLDGGYHVLDESTNYSSDLRPTAKQLWKPSIGLLELGVLGAQGIVPMKTRDGKGSSDTYCVAKYGSKWIRTRTIMNNPNPKFNEQYTWEVYDPATVLTIGAFDNGQLGDRNGEKSSGKDAKIGKVRIRLSTLETGRVYTHSYPLLVLHPSGVKKMGELHLAIRFSSTSLVNMLYLYSRPLLPKMHYARPIPVLQVDILRHQAVQIVAARLSRMEPPLRKEVVEYMSDFDSHLWSMRRSKANFFRLMSVFSGVFAVSKWFSGVCAWRNPITTVLVHILFIMLVCFPELILPTIFLYMFLIGIWNYRYRPRYPPHMNTKISHAEAVHPDELDEEFDTFPTSRSQEIVRMRYDRLRSVAGRIQTVVGDIATQGERIQALLSWRDPRATSIFVLFCFMAAIVLYVTPLQVLAAIGGFYAMRHPRFRHRLPSTPVNFFRRLPARTDSML